The Maniola hyperantus chromosome 9, iAphHyp1.2, whole genome shotgun sequence genome includes a region encoding these proteins:
- the LOC117985639 gene encoding calcium release-activated calcium channel protein 1-like isoform X2 produces the protein MKQISEASYVTSVEEASQIDQCTQTPPCGKARPRSLQRFNTSDHIYDRPRPYRQKEHRPKSMGLCDSYQCLGKPPSYDYGSQAKVKVTLTDSPTISVTPPHSLDYECPKGGSTPNGSVTPNGMLSNKSTPTTVLLSPGYLQTPCQCNQSIKSVSEVALAVPVPGWNVEVPGPTSPDGLSWRRLHMSRAKLKATATTSELLSGFAMVAMVELQINEPTNVPEWLFVMFAVCTTVLVAVHIFALMISTYLLPNIDAASKMETQGGPARALRDSPHERMRGFIELAWAFSTVLGLFLFLVEIAILCWVKFWDYSFAAATAATVIVIPVLIVFVAFAIHFYHSLVVQKCETSVQDIKQLENMKRDLDTATVKVNMYQ, from the exons ATGAAGCAG ATATCTGAAGCCAGCTACGTAACTAGCGTGGAAGAGGCGAGTCAGATCGACCAATGCACGCAAACACCACCCTGCGGGAAGGCGAGACCGAGATCTTTGCAGAGGTTTAACACCAGCGACCACATCTACGACAGACCCAGGCCGTACAGACAGAAGGAGCACAGGCCCAAGAGCATGGGCTTGTGCGATTCCTACCAGTGTTTAGGGAAACCACCGAGCTATGACTACGGGAGCCAAGCAAA GGTCAAGGTGACGTTGACCGATAGCCCAACTATTTCAGTCACACCACCGCACAGTTTGGACTACGAATGCCCTAAAGGTGGGAGCACCCCGAACGGCAGTGTCACACCAAACGGAATGCTGTCGAACAAGTCAACGCCGACTACAGTGCTGCTGAGCCCGGGATATCTCCAGACTCCTTGCCAATGTAACCAGTCGATTAAG AGTGTAAGCGAAGTAGCGTTAGCTGTGCCTGTTCCAGGGTGGAACGTGGAAGTGCCGGGGCCGACGTCGCCCGACGGCCTCTCTTGGAGACGGTTACACATGTCCAGAGCCAAACTCAAAGCTACTGCCACCACCTCCGAACTATTGTCAG GTTTCGCAATGGTAGCGATGGTGGAGCTTCAAATCAACGAGCCCACGAACGTCCCCGAATGGCTATTCGTGATGTTCGCAGTCTGTACTACAGTACTAGTAGCGGTGCACATATTCGCCTTGATGATCTCTACGTACCTGCTGCCTAACATAGACGCTGCCAGCAAGATGGAAACGCAAGGGGGCCCCGCGCGGGCGCTGAGGGACTCCCCGCATGAAAGGATGAGGGGCTTCATAGAATTGGCTTGGGCGTTTAGTACTGTTTTAG gTCTGTTCCTATTTCTAGTAGAGATAGCTATCTTATGCTGGGTAAAGTTCTGGGACTATTCATTCGCGGCTGCCACTGCAGCTACTGTTATTGTTataccag tATTAATAGTGTTCGTGGCGTTCGCGATTCACTTCTATCACTCCCTGGTAGTGCAGAAATGTGAGACTTCTGTTCAAGACATCAAGCAGTTAGAGAACATGAAACGGGACCTCGACACTGCTACTGTCAAAGTTAATATGTACCAATAG
- the LOC138402772 gene encoding uncharacterized protein: MHDDPLHVPPDPGEYVEVQTTPLPSTSVPQAGRKRPSDESPPSAAKKPIPDPATAHPSVQSIYTHPSLSEAPSKYLETDSGPFIVYVSRAVADPSAGTALRAIKFGQFLFKNKIRSIVNDGVKSAGRNKVSVEFSCAEAANSFLTNPVIEAAEFKAYIPTFNVTRMGMVRGVPVDWHLDEFVESLELPSGCGEVLKARRLNRKQVVDGVVAWIPTQSVVVTFRGQMLPAKVYSYHTSLPVETYIFPTIQCLNCCRFGHIKTQCRSKPRCFKCTQPHTGDSCETTPDNTMCVLCTGKHLATDKSCPEHNRQQAIKKAMSQDNISYSEASSRFPPSRPSYAEMTKQMFAPPTYTPRPSPKTPSQHNTTSPRSYRETITRSPRPRAPVAKGYDRRAHQNIIGTPPSSVNNGSAINNNDQGFTHNTSDNDNLISILTKSLVNIIENFNNQTSPPNAAQILFKIVSLLQNGLSENNAMEL; encoded by the coding sequence ATGCACGACGACCCCCTCCACGTTCCTCCTGACCCAGGGGAATATGTAGAAGTACAAACTACCCCGCTGCCCTCAACATCGGTCCCCCAAGCGGGCCGTAAACGACCATCTGATGAAAGCCCCCCGTCTGCAGCAAAGAAACCTATACCTGACCCCGCAACCGCACACCCCTCGGTCCAATCTATTTATACCCACCCGTCTCTTTCCGAAGCCCCCTCGAAGTACCTAGAAACAGACTCAGGCCCCTTTATTGTCTACGTTTCCCGAGCTGTAGCTGATCCCTCGGCTGGCACCGCGCTCAGGGCAATTAAATTTggtcaatttttatttaaaaacaagatCCGATCCATAGTTAACGATGGAGTGAAAAGCGCCGGCCGCAATAAAGTCTCGGTAGAGTTCTCATGTGCAGAAGCTGCGAATAGTTTTCTCACCAACCCAGTAATTGAAGCAGCAGAATTTAAAGCTTATATCCCGACATTCAACGTCACTCGGATGGGAATGGTTCGAGGTGTACCAGTTGACTGGCACCTCGACGAATTCGTTGAATCCCTCGAGCTCCCCTCTGGTTGTGGGGAAGTTCTTAAGGCAAGACGACTGAACCGAAAACAAGTTGTAGATGGCGTAGTGGCCTGGATCCCGACCCAGTCGGTTGTTGTTACTTTCAGGGGGCAGATGCTCCCTGCGAAAGTGTATTCCTATCACACATCACTCCCAGTAGAAACCTATATATTCCCTACGATACAGTGCCTGAACTGCTGCCGGTTTGGGCATATAAAGACCCAGTGCCGCTCCAAGCCTAGGTGCTTTAAATGCACACAGCCACATACTGGTGATTCTTGTGAAACCACTCCGGACAATACAATGTGTGTACTTTGCACGGGTAAGCATCTAGCCACAGATAAAAGCTGCCCAGAACATAACAGACAACAAGCTATCAAAAAGGCCATGTCCCAAGATAACATTTCCTACAGTGAAGCCTCATCCCGTTTTCCCCCTAGTAGGCCATCCTATGCTGAAATGACGAAGCAAATGTTTGCCCCTCCTACATATACTCCCAGGCCTAGTCCTAAAACCCCCTCACAGCACAATACTACCTCTCCTAGATCCTACCGGGAAACCATTACCCGTAGTCCTCGCCCCAGAGCACCCGTAGCAAAGGGATACGACAGGCGAGCTCACCAAAATATCATTGGTACACCCCCCTCCTCCGTCAATAATGGTTCtgccataaataataatgatcagGGTTTTACCCATAACACCAGTGACAATGATAACCTAATCTCCATCCTAACTAAATCTTTAGTAAATATCATAGAAAATTTCAATAATCAAACATCACCGCCCAACGCAGCccaaattttattcaaaatcgtTTCTCTCCTACAAAACGGACTTAGTGAAAATAATGCAATGGAACTGTAA
- the LOC117985639 gene encoding calcium release-activated calcium channel protein 1-like isoform X1 codes for MITAEMFETQDNISEASYVTSVEEASQIDQCTQTPPCGKARPRSLQRFNTSDHIYDRPRPYRQKEHRPKSMGLCDSYQCLGKPPSYDYGSQAKVKVTLTDSPTISVTPPHSLDYECPKGGSTPNGSVTPNGMLSNKSTPTTVLLSPGYLQTPCQCNQSIKSVSEVALAVPVPGWNVEVPGPTSPDGLSWRRLHMSRAKLKATATTSELLSGFAMVAMVELQINEPTNVPEWLFVMFAVCTTVLVAVHIFALMISTYLLPNIDAASKMETQGGPARALRDSPHERMRGFIELAWAFSTVLGLFLFLVEIAILCWVKFWDYSFAAATAATVIVIPVLIVFVAFAIHFYHSLVVQKCETSVQDIKQLENMKRDLDTATVKVNMYQ; via the exons ATGATCACTGCAGAAATGTTTGAAACACAAGATAAC ATATCTGAAGCCAGCTACGTAACTAGCGTGGAAGAGGCGAGTCAGATCGACCAATGCACGCAAACACCACCCTGCGGGAAGGCGAGACCGAGATCTTTGCAGAGGTTTAACACCAGCGACCACATCTACGACAGACCCAGGCCGTACAGACAGAAGGAGCACAGGCCCAAGAGCATGGGCTTGTGCGATTCCTACCAGTGTTTAGGGAAACCACCGAGCTATGACTACGGGAGCCAAGCAAA GGTCAAGGTGACGTTGACCGATAGCCCAACTATTTCAGTCACACCACCGCACAGTTTGGACTACGAATGCCCTAAAGGTGGGAGCACCCCGAACGGCAGTGTCACACCAAACGGAATGCTGTCGAACAAGTCAACGCCGACTACAGTGCTGCTGAGCCCGGGATATCTCCAGACTCCTTGCCAATGTAACCAGTCGATTAAG AGTGTAAGCGAAGTAGCGTTAGCTGTGCCTGTTCCAGGGTGGAACGTGGAAGTGCCGGGGCCGACGTCGCCCGACGGCCTCTCTTGGAGACGGTTACACATGTCCAGAGCCAAACTCAAAGCTACTGCCACCACCTCCGAACTATTGTCAG GTTTCGCAATGGTAGCGATGGTGGAGCTTCAAATCAACGAGCCCACGAACGTCCCCGAATGGCTATTCGTGATGTTCGCAGTCTGTACTACAGTACTAGTAGCGGTGCACATATTCGCCTTGATGATCTCTACGTACCTGCTGCCTAACATAGACGCTGCCAGCAAGATGGAAACGCAAGGGGGCCCCGCGCGGGCGCTGAGGGACTCCCCGCATGAAAGGATGAGGGGCTTCATAGAATTGGCTTGGGCGTTTAGTACTGTTTTAG gTCTGTTCCTATTTCTAGTAGAGATAGCTATCTTATGCTGGGTAAAGTTCTGGGACTATTCATTCGCGGCTGCCACTGCAGCTACTGTTATTGTTataccag tATTAATAGTGTTCGTGGCGTTCGCGATTCACTTCTATCACTCCCTGGTAGTGCAGAAATGTGAGACTTCTGTTCAAGACATCAAGCAGTTAGAGAACATGAAACGGGACCTCGACACTGCTACTGTCAAAGTTAATATGTACCAATAG